Proteins encoded in a region of the Streptomyces sp. NBC_00258 genome:
- a CDS encoding YlxR family protein — translation MSGRTHARACPERTCVGCRERAAKIDLLRTVAAEGECAPDPRGTLPGRGAYVHPALVCLDLAVRRRAFTRALRAPGPLDTKALRLYVEQIDSC, via the coding sequence GTGTCTGGCCGGACGCATGCCCGCGCATGCCCTGAGCGCACCTGTGTGGGGTGCCGGGAGCGAGCGGCCAAGATCGATCTGCTGCGCACCGTGGCGGCCGAGGGCGAATGCGCCCCCGATCCTCGCGGTACGCTGCCCGGCCGGGGTGCGTATGTACACCCCGCCCTCGTCTGTCTCGACCTGGCGGTCCGCCGCCGGGCGTTCACGAGGGCGCTGCGTGCCCCGGGTCCGCTCGACACAAAGGCGTTGCGCCTGTACGTCGAGCAGATAGACAGTTGCTGA
- the nusA gene encoding transcription termination factor NusA — protein sequence MDIDMSALRGLVREKEISFDLLVEAIESALLIAYHRTEGSRRHARVKLDRETGHVTVWAKEDPEDLEEGQEAREFDDTPSDFGRIAATTAKQVILQRLRDAEDDATLGEYAGRDGDIVTGVVQQGRDPKNVLVDIGKLEAILPVQEQVPGESYQHGVRLRSYVVRVAKGVRGPSVTLSRTHPNLVKKLFALEVPEIADGSVEIAAIAREAGHRTKIAVRSTRSGLNAKGACIGPMGGRVRNVMAELNGEKIDIVDWSDDPAEMVANALSPARVSKVEVVDLAARSARVTVPDYQLSLAIGKEGQNARLAARLTGWRIDIRPDTEQPAEKQD from the coding sequence GTGGACATCGACATGAGTGCCCTGCGGGGCTTGGTGCGGGAGAAGGAGATCTCCTTCGACCTGCTGGTCGAAGCGATCGAGTCGGCCCTCCTCATCGCCTACCACCGCACCGAGGGAAGCCGCCGCCACGCGCGCGTCAAGCTCGACCGGGAGACCGGCCATGTGACCGTGTGGGCGAAGGAGGACCCCGAGGACCTGGAGGAGGGTCAGGAGGCGCGCGAGTTCGACGACACCCCGTCCGACTTCGGCCGGATCGCCGCCACCACCGCCAAGCAGGTCATCCTGCAGCGCCTGCGGGACGCGGAGGACGACGCGACGCTCGGCGAGTACGCGGGCCGTGACGGCGACATCGTCACCGGTGTCGTCCAGCAGGGCCGCGACCCGAAGAACGTGCTCGTCGACATCGGCAAGCTGGAGGCCATCCTGCCGGTGCAGGAGCAGGTCCCCGGCGAGTCGTACCAGCACGGTGTGCGGCTGCGGTCGTACGTCGTGCGGGTGGCGAAGGGCGTACGCGGTCCCTCCGTGACCCTCTCCCGCACGCACCCCAACCTGGTGAAGAAGCTCTTCGCCCTGGAGGTGCCGGAGATCGCCGACGGCTCCGTCGAGATCGCCGCGATCGCCCGCGAGGCCGGCCACCGCACGAAGATCGCCGTCCGGTCCACCCGGTCCGGTCTGAACGCCAAGGGCGCCTGTATCGGCCCCATGGGCGGCCGCGTGCGCAACGTCATGGCCGAGCTGAACGGCGAGAAGATCGACATCGTCGACTGGTCGGACGACCCGGCCGAGATGGTGGCGAACGCGCTGTCGCCGGCCCGGGTCTCCAAGGTCGAGGTCGTCGACCTCGCGGCCCGCTCCGCGCGCGTGACGGTCCCCGACTACCAGCTGTCCCTGGCGATCGGCAAGGAAGGGCAGAACGCCCGGCTCGCCGCCCGTCTGACCGGCTGGCGCATCGACATCCGTCCGGACACCGAGCAGCCCGCCGAGAAGCAGGACTGA
- the rimP gene encoding ribosome maturation factor RimP yields the protein MSTTQSERLRELLEPLVSSQGLDLEEIEVDSVGRKRVLRVVVDSDEGADLDAIADVSRALSAKLDETDAMGQGEYTLEVGTPGAERELKEHRHYVRATDRLVRFQLTSGDELVARILTVDEDGIDLEVPGVKGRKATARRLAFADIDKARVQVEFNRKANENDADMKEEEEA from the coding sequence ATGAGCACCACCCAGAGCGAGAGGCTTCGAGAGCTCCTGGAACCGCTCGTCAGCTCGCAGGGACTCGATCTCGAGGAGATCGAAGTGGACTCGGTTGGACGCAAGCGTGTGCTGCGCGTCGTCGTCGACTCCGACGAAGGAGCCGATCTGGACGCGATCGCCGATGTGAGCCGCGCGCTCTCGGCGAAGCTCGACGAGACCGACGCGATGGGCCAGGGCGAGTACACCCTCGAAGTGGGAACCCCCGGTGCCGAGCGCGAACTCAAGGAACACCGTCACTACGTACGCGCCACGGACCGCCTGGTGAGATTCCAGCTGACGAGCGGCGACGAACTGGTCGCCCGGATCCTGACGGTGGACGAGGACGGGATCGATCTGGAGGTGCCCGGCGTCAAGGGACGCAAGGCCACCGCACGCAGGCTCGCCTTCGCGGACATCGACAAGGCGCGCGTCCAGGTCGAGTTCAACCGCAAGGCCAACGAGAACGACGCAGACATGAAGGAAGAGGAGGAGGCGTAG
- a CDS encoding ferritin-like domain-containing protein: MAGKAEPKGRAPAELTAVQAALAAEHAAVYGYGVVGGKIGEDRRSEARAAYDAHRARRDELARTVRDLRGKPKPAAAAYALPFPVTDAESAVRLAAELEDRVAGVYSDLVRAAEGDRRRAAAEALRDAAVRAVRWRGESVPFPGLAERSARSTASAAPPS, translated from the coding sequence ATGGCCGGAAAAGCGGAGCCGAAGGGCAGGGCCCCGGCGGAGCTGACGGCCGTGCAGGCGGCGCTCGCGGCCGAGCATGCCGCCGTGTACGGATACGGGGTCGTGGGCGGGAAGATCGGCGAGGACCGTCGCAGCGAGGCGCGGGCGGCGTACGACGCGCACCGGGCCCGGCGGGACGAACTGGCGCGGACGGTACGCGACCTGCGCGGGAAGCCCAAGCCCGCGGCGGCCGCGTACGCGCTGCCGTTCCCGGTGACGGACGCGGAGTCGGCCGTGCGGCTCGCCGCCGAGCTGGAGGACCGGGTGGCCGGGGTGTACTCCGACCTGGTCCGTGCCGCGGAGGGCGACCGGCGCCGGGCGGCCGCCGAGGCGCTGCGGGACGCGGCGGTGCGGGCGGTGCGCTGGCGGGGCGAGAGCGTACCCTTCCCTGGTCTCGCCGAGCGGTCGGCCCGGTCCACCGCGTCGGCGGCACCCCCGTCGTAA
- a CDS encoding aminoglycoside phosphotransferase family protein, producing the protein MAFEPPRRLVKALGEAAPSGDDWLEKLPEAAQQAVALRELTVERVQVPGGRSSLVVLVRLPDGTPAVLKLAPGRARPESERSALAHWDGLGAVRLLEPAGAEGVLLLERLHPDVSVRSLAEAKSMLEAAGTLRRLWVEPPAGTVFETVAERTGRQAEAMRASADAEAAPLVDAALAVRDELLASAPEARLLHGTFRQSKVLAGERSPWLAVGPDPVVGECAFDLARLVRDRVEDLIASPSGSATTRRRVKRLAESLDLDQERLRGWTLFRAVESGVRARRVGRSQDAELLLEFASWL; encoded by the coding sequence ATGGCTTTCGAACCGCCGCGGCGTCTCGTCAAGGCGCTCGGCGAGGCGGCACCCAGCGGTGACGACTGGCTGGAGAAGCTGCCCGAGGCGGCTCAACAGGCCGTCGCGCTACGCGAGTTGACCGTGGAGCGCGTTCAGGTGCCCGGCGGGCGCAGCAGTCTGGTGGTCCTGGTGAGGCTGCCGGACGGCACCCCAGCCGTCCTGAAACTCGCGCCCGGCCGGGCCCGTCCGGAGAGCGAGCGGTCCGCGCTCGCGCACTGGGACGGCCTGGGTGCGGTACGGCTCCTGGAGCCGGCCGGTGCCGAGGGTGTGCTGCTCCTCGAGCGGCTGCACCCCGATGTGTCGGTGCGTTCGCTGGCCGAGGCCAAGTCGATGCTGGAGGCGGCGGGGACGCTGCGCCGCCTGTGGGTCGAGCCACCGGCCGGCACGGTCTTCGAGACGGTGGCCGAGCGCACCGGGCGGCAGGCCGAGGCGATGCGGGCGAGCGCCGACGCGGAGGCCGCCCCGCTGGTCGACGCGGCCCTGGCGGTACGCGACGAACTGCTGGCCTCGGCGCCCGAGGCCCGTCTGCTGCACGGCACCTTCCGGCAGAGCAAGGTGCTGGCCGGCGAGCGCAGCCCCTGGCTGGCCGTGGGGCCCGACCCGGTCGTCGGCGAGTGCGCCTTCGACCTGGCCCGGCTGGTCCGTGACCGGGTCGAGGACCTGATCGCCTCCCCCTCCGGTTCCGCCACCACCCGCCGTCGGGTGAAGCGCCTCGCGGAGTCCCTGGACCTGGACCAGGAGCGGCTGCGCGGCTGGACCCTGTTCCGGGCCGTGGAGTCGGGCGTACGGGCTCGGCGGGTGGGCCGGTCCCAGGACGCGGAGCTGTTGCTGGAGTTCGCGAGCTGGTTGTAG
- a CDS encoding ferredoxin — MTTATTADTAARPMAAANWRALGTSVRLVTTAPALPDSCNLLLARQLGIDWTSCRAHGLCAELLPEHVTLDEWGYPLVDARPVPARTLKRARRAAADCPVLALRLAAA, encoded by the coding sequence GTGACGACCGCCACCACGGCCGACACGGCCGCTCGCCCCATGGCCGCCGCGAACTGGCGGGCCCTCGGCACGAGCGTCCGGCTCGTCACGACGGCCCCGGCCCTGCCGGACTCCTGCAACCTGCTGCTGGCCCGGCAGCTGGGCATCGACTGGACGTCCTGCCGGGCCCACGGCCTCTGCGCCGAACTCCTCCCCGAACACGTCACCCTCGACGAGTGGGGCTACCCGCTCGTCGACGCGCGCCCCGTCCCCGCCCGGACCCTGAAACGCGCCCGCAGAGCGGCGGCGGACTGCCCGGTCCTGGCCCTCAGACTCGCGGCGGCCTGA
- a CDS encoding proline--tRNA ligase, protein MAQVQRMSRLMVKTLRDDPADAEVLSHKLLVRAGYVRRTAAGLWSWLPLGKKVLANVERVVREEMDAIGAQEVTLPALLPKEPYEATGRWEEYGPELFRLNDRKGGDYLLGPTHEEIFTLLVKDQCTSYKDLPVILYQIQNKYRDEARPRAGILRGREFLMKDSYSFDTEDEGLAKSYALHREAYQKIFARLGLDYRICAATAGAMGGSKSEEFLAPAAAGEDTFADCPNCDYAANTEAITYALKPVDGSAAPALEEIPTPDTPTIETLAAYLEVPASATLKNLLVKVDGEIVAIGVPGDREVDMDKVEAHFTPAAVELVTAEDFTGRDDLVRGYVGPQGLEKVRYLADPRVAPGTAWITGANKEGLHAKNVVAGRDFEVDEYVDAVVVQEGDPCPSCGTGLTLDRAIEIGHIFQLGRKYADALQLDVLGQQGKPVRVTMGSYGIGVSRAVAALAEQHADEQGLVWPAEIAPADVHVVAAGKALQTELALDVSEKLGAAGVRVLVDDRAGVSPGVKFTDAELIGVPKILVAGRRSAEGVLELKDRRTGEREELTVDEAIARLSN, encoded by the coding sequence ATGGCCCAGGTCCAGCGCATGTCCCGTTTGATGGTCAAGACACTGCGTGACGACCCGGCGGACGCCGAGGTGCTCAGCCACAAGCTGCTGGTGCGCGCCGGCTATGTGCGCCGTACCGCCGCCGGCCTGTGGTCCTGGCTGCCGCTGGGCAAGAAGGTCCTGGCCAATGTGGAGAGGGTCGTCCGCGAGGAGATGGACGCCATCGGCGCCCAGGAGGTCACGCTGCCCGCCCTGCTGCCGAAGGAGCCCTACGAGGCGACCGGCCGCTGGGAGGAGTACGGCCCCGAGCTGTTCCGCCTGAACGACCGCAAGGGCGGCGACTACCTCCTCGGCCCGACCCACGAGGAGATCTTCACCCTCCTGGTCAAGGACCAGTGCACGTCCTACAAGGACCTGCCGGTGATCCTCTACCAGATCCAGAACAAGTACCGCGACGAGGCCCGCCCGCGCGCCGGCATCCTGCGCGGCCGCGAGTTCCTGATGAAGGACTCGTACTCCTTCGACACGGAGGACGAGGGCCTGGCCAAGTCGTACGCCCTGCACCGCGAGGCGTACCAGAAGATCTTCGCGCGTCTCGGCCTGGACTACCGCATCTGCGCGGCCACCGCCGGCGCCATGGGCGGCTCCAAGTCCGAGGAGTTCCTCGCCCCGGCCGCGGCCGGCGAGGACACCTTCGCCGACTGCCCGAACTGCGACTACGCGGCCAACACCGAGGCGATCACGTACGCGCTGAAGCCGGTGGACGGGTCGGCCGCCCCCGCTCTCGAAGAGATCCCGACCCCCGACACCCCGACCATCGAGACGCTCGCCGCGTACCTGGAGGTCCCCGCCTCCGCCACCCTGAAGAACCTGCTGGTCAAGGTGGACGGCGAGATCGTGGCCATCGGTGTGCCCGGCGACCGCGAGGTCGACATGGACAAGGTCGAGGCGCACTTCACCCCCGCCGCGGTCGAACTCGTCACGGCCGAGGACTTCACGGGCCGCGACGACCTCGTACGCGGCTACGTCGGCCCGCAGGGCCTGGAGAAGGTCCGCTACCTCGCCGACCCGCGCGTCGCCCCCGGCACCGCCTGGATCACCGGCGCCAACAAGGAGGGCCTGCACGCGAAGAACGTCGTCGCGGGCCGTGACTTCGAGGTCGACGAGTACGTGGACGCCGTGGTCGTGCAGGAGGGCGACCCCTGCCCCTCCTGCGGCACCGGCCTCACGCTGGACCGCGCCATCGAGATCGGCCACATCTTCCAGCTCGGCCGCAAGTACGCCGACGCCCTCCAGCTCGACGTGCTCGGTCAGCAGGGCAAGCCGGTCCGCGTCACCATGGGCTCGTACGGCATCGGTGTCTCCCGTGCGGTCGCGGCGCTCGCCGAGCAGCACGCGGACGAGCAGGGCCTGGTCTGGCCCGCCGAGATCGCCCCGGCCGACGTCCACGTCGTCGCCGCGGGCAAGGCACTGCAGACCGAGCTGGCGCTCGACGTCTCGGAGAAGCTGGGCGCGGCGGGCGTCCGTGTGCTCGTGGACGACCGGGCGGGTGTCTCGCCGGGCGTCAAGTTCACCGACGCCGAGCTCATCGGCGTACCGAAGATCCTGGTGGCCGGCCGGCGCTCCGCCGAGGGCGTCCTGGAACTGAAGGACCGCCGCACCGGCGAGCGCGAGGAGCTGACGGTGGACGAGGCGATCGCCCGCCTCAGCAACTGA
- a CDS encoding GNAT family N-acetyltransferase — translation MLRFPGQGPVTPDDIVIGPLDLATRIDEALAVQALAFGLGSDEIAVRRQIVLRHLTYPGARALGATTADGRLVGFVYGMPNHRTHWWSTVVEPYLRSQGSDGWLDDSFVITELHVHPGFQNQGVGRALITTITDSAAQPRSILSAIDTESPARGLYRSLGYEDLARQVLFPSAPKPYAVMGAPLPLRRR, via the coding sequence ATGCTCCGCTTCCCCGGTCAGGGCCCCGTCACGCCCGACGACATCGTCATCGGCCCCCTGGACCTGGCCACCCGGATCGACGAGGCGCTGGCCGTCCAAGCCCTGGCGTTCGGACTCGGCTCGGACGAGATCGCCGTACGACGACAGATCGTGCTCCGCCACCTCACGTACCCCGGTGCCCGCGCGCTCGGCGCGACCACCGCCGACGGACGTCTCGTCGGCTTCGTCTACGGCATGCCCAATCACCGGACGCACTGGTGGTCCACCGTCGTCGAGCCCTACCTGCGGAGCCAGGGATCCGACGGATGGCTGGACGACTCCTTCGTGATCACCGAGCTGCACGTCCACCCGGGTTTCCAGAACCAGGGTGTCGGCCGCGCCCTGATCACCACCATCACGGACAGCGCCGCCCAGCCCCGCTCGATCCTCTCCGCCATCGACACGGAGAGCCCGGCCCGCGGCCTGTACCGCTCGCTCGGATACGAGGACCTCGCCAGGCAGGTCCTGTTCCCCAGCGCACCGAAGCCGTACGCGGTGATGGGCGCCCCGCTGCCTCTCCGGCGCCGCTGA
- a CDS encoding GNAT family N-acetyltransferase: MLTQTTTRVLEPSDLDAALAVLDREPVANAFVTSRVQVAGLDPWRLGGEMWGWYEDGMLTSLCYAGANLVPICATPRAVRAFADRARRAGRRCSSIVGPSDATAQLWRLLEPNWGPAREVRPHQPLMVTDRLPTDMAPDPYVRRIRKDEMETIMPACVAMFTEEVGVSPLAGDGGLLYQARVAELVGSGRSFARLDHNGRVVFKAEIGAATTQACQIQGVWVAPEYRGQGLAAPGMAAVLRYALADVAPIVSLYVNDYNTAARATYRRVGFQEVGAFMSILF, translated from the coding sequence GTGTTGACGCAGACGACCACCAGGGTCCTCGAACCGAGCGACCTGGACGCCGCGCTCGCCGTCCTCGACCGCGAGCCGGTGGCGAACGCCTTCGTGACCTCCCGCGTACAGGTCGCCGGCCTCGACCCCTGGCGCCTCGGCGGCGAGATGTGGGGCTGGTACGAGGACGGCATGCTCACGTCCCTCTGCTACGCGGGCGCCAACCTGGTCCCGATCTGCGCCACCCCCCGAGCCGTACGCGCCTTCGCGGACCGCGCCCGCAGGGCAGGCCGCCGCTGCTCCTCCATCGTCGGCCCGTCCGACGCCACCGCCCAGCTCTGGCGCCTCCTGGAACCGAACTGGGGCCCGGCCCGTGAGGTCCGTCCGCACCAGCCCCTGATGGTCACCGACCGGCTCCCCACCGACATGGCCCCGGATCCGTACGTCCGTCGCATCCGCAAGGACGAGATGGAGACGATCATGCCGGCGTGCGTGGCGATGTTCACCGAGGAGGTCGGCGTCTCCCCGCTCGCGGGCGACGGCGGACTCCTCTACCAGGCCCGGGTCGCCGAACTCGTCGGCTCCGGCCGCTCGTTCGCCCGCCTCGACCACAACGGCCGGGTCGTCTTCAAGGCGGAGATCGGCGCGGCCACGACCCAGGCCTGCCAGATCCAGGGCGTCTGGGTGGCCCCCGAATACCGGGGCCAGGGCCTCGCGGCCCCCGGCATGGCAGCGGTCCTCCGCTACGCCCTCGCCGACGTGGCCCCCATCGTCAGCCTCTACGTCAACGACTACAACACAGCGGCCCGAGCGACCTACCGCAGAGTGGGCTTCCAAGAGGTCGGCGCTTTCATGAGCATCCTGTTCTGA
- the ispG gene encoding flavodoxin-dependent (E)-4-hydroxy-3-methylbut-2-enyl-diphosphate synthase yields the protein MTAISLGMPSVPTKLAERRKSRQIQVGTVAVGGDAPVSVQSMTTTRTSDIGATLQQIAELTASGCQIVRVACPTQDDADALATIARKSQLPVIADIHFQPKYVFAAIKAGCAAVRVNPGNIKQFDDQVKEIARAAKDTGTPIRIGVNAGSLDKRLLQKYGKATPEALVESALWEASLFEEHDFRDIKISVKHNDPVVMVNAYRQLAAACDYPLHLGVTEAGPAFQGTIKSAVAFGALLAEGIGDTIRVSLSAPPVEEIKVGMQILESLNLKQRRLEIVSCPSCGRAQVDVYKLAEEVTAGLEGMEVPLRVAVMGCVVNGPGEAREADLGVASGNGKGQIFVKGEVIKTVPESKIVETLIEEALKIAEQMEADGIPSGEPSVSVAG from the coding sequence ATGACTGCGATTTCACTCGGCATGCCGTCCGTTCCGACCAAACTCGCCGAGCGCCGGAAGAGCCGGCAGATCCAGGTCGGAACCGTGGCGGTGGGCGGAGACGCACCCGTCTCGGTGCAGTCCATGACGACGACGCGTACGTCGGACATCGGCGCCACGCTCCAGCAGATCGCCGAACTGACCGCGTCCGGCTGCCAGATCGTGCGTGTCGCGTGCCCCACGCAGGACGACGCCGACGCGCTGGCGACCATCGCCCGCAAGTCGCAGCTCCCGGTCATCGCCGACATCCATTTCCAGCCGAAGTACGTGTTCGCCGCGATCAAGGCCGGCTGTGCCGCGGTCCGCGTGAACCCCGGCAACATCAAGCAGTTCGACGACCAGGTCAAGGAGATCGCGCGGGCCGCCAAGGACACCGGCACGCCGATCCGGATCGGGGTCAACGCCGGCTCGCTCGACAAGCGGCTGCTCCAGAAGTACGGCAAGGCGACGCCCGAGGCGCTCGTCGAGTCGGCCCTGTGGGAGGCGTCGCTCTTCGAGGAGCACGACTTCCGGGACATCAAGATCTCGGTCAAGCACAACGACCCGGTGGTCATGGTCAACGCCTACCGGCAGCTGGCCGCCGCCTGCGACTACCCGCTGCACCTGGGTGTCACCGAGGCCGGTCCCGCCTTCCAGGGCACGATCAAGTCCGCGGTGGCCTTCGGCGCGCTGCTCGCCGAGGGCATCGGCGACACGATCCGCGTCTCCCTCTCGGCTCCGCCGGTCGAGGAGATCAAGGTCGGCATGCAGATCCTGGAGTCGCTGAACCTCAAGCAGCGCCGTCTTGAGATCGTCTCCTGCCCGTCCTGCGGGCGGGCCCAGGTCGACGTGTACAAGCTGGCGGAGGAGGTCACCGCCGGTCTCGAGGGCATGGAGGTGCCGCTCCGCGTCGCCGTCATGGGCTGCGTCGTCAACGGGCCCGGTGAGGCCCGCGAGGCCGACCTCGGCGTCGCCTCCGGCAACGGCAAGGGCCAGATCTTCGTCAAGGGCGAGGTCATCAAGACCGTCCCCGAGTCGAAGATCGTCGAGACCCTCATCGAGGAGGCGCTGAAGATCGCCGAGCAGATGGAGGCCGACGGAATCCCCTCCGGCGAGCCTTCGGTGTCGGTGGCAGGCTGA
- a CDS encoding M50 family metallopeptidase — MTTLMMILGIVVFAVGLLISIAWHELGHLSTAKLFGIRVPQYMVGFGPTIWSRKKGDTEYGVKAIPLGGYIRMIGMFPPGPDGRIEARSTSPWRGMVEDARAQSFEELQPGDENRLFYTRKPWKRVIVMFAGPFMNLILAVAIFLGVMMTFGIQTQTTTVGKVSDCVIEQSENRSECQKSDTAAPAKAAGLQGGDKILAFNGEKITDWSTLQADIRANPGKDVTLTVERDGKQLDLTAHLIRNQVSKTDGDGGYVEGKYVYAGFLGFTPASGIVQQSFGQSVDRMGDMMQNGVESLVALPSKVPALWDAAFGDGPREADSPMGVVGAARVGGEVFTLDIPPENQIAMMLFLVAGFNLSLFLFNMLPLLPLDGGHIAGALWEALRRNLAKVLRRPDPGPFDVAKLMPVAYVVAGIFICFTILVLIADVVNPVRIS, encoded by the coding sequence ATGACGACCCTGATGATGATCCTCGGCATAGTCGTCTTCGCGGTCGGCCTGCTCATCTCGATCGCCTGGCACGAGCTGGGGCACCTCTCCACGGCCAAGCTGTTCGGCATCCGCGTGCCGCAGTACATGGTCGGCTTCGGCCCGACCATCTGGTCGCGCAAGAAGGGCGACACGGAGTACGGGGTCAAGGCGATTCCGCTCGGCGGCTACATCCGCATGATCGGGATGTTCCCGCCCGGCCCCGACGGCCGTATCGAGGCCCGTTCCACCTCACCGTGGCGCGGCATGGTCGAGGACGCCAGAGCCCAGTCCTTCGAGGAACTCCAGCCCGGCGACGAGAACCGCCTCTTCTACACGCGCAAGCCGTGGAAGCGCGTCATCGTGATGTTCGCCGGCCCCTTCATGAACCTGATCCTGGCCGTCGCGATCTTCCTCGGCGTGATGATGACCTTCGGCATCCAGACCCAGACGACCACGGTCGGCAAGGTCTCCGACTGCGTCATCGAGCAGAGCGAGAACCGCTCCGAGTGCCAGAAGAGCGACACGGCCGCGCCCGCCAAGGCCGCCGGGCTCCAGGGCGGTGACAAGATCCTCGCGTTCAACGGCGAGAAGATCACCGACTGGTCCACCCTCCAGGCCGACATCCGCGCCAACCCCGGCAAGGACGTCACCCTCACCGTCGAGCGCGACGGCAAGCAGCTCGACCTGACCGCCCACCTCATCCGCAACCAGGTCAGCAAGACCGACGGCGACGGCGGCTACGTCGAGGGCAAGTACGTGTACGCCGGCTTCCTCGGCTTCACGCCCGCCTCCGGCATCGTCCAGCAGTCGTTCGGGCAGTCCGTGGACCGCATGGGCGACATGATGCAGAACGGCGTCGAGTCGCTCGTCGCCCTGCCGTCCAAGGTCCCCGCCCTGTGGGACGCGGCCTTCGGCGACGGCCCGCGCGAGGCGGACTCCCCGATGGGCGTGGTCGGCGCGGCCCGGGTCGGCGGCGAGGTCTTCACGCTGGACATCCCGCCGGAGAACCAGATCGCGATGATGCTGTTCCTCGTCGCGGGCTTCAACCTCTCCCTGTTCCTGTTCAACATGCTCCCGCTGCTGCCCCTGGACGGCGGGCACATCGCGGGCGCCCTGTGGGAGGCCCTGCGCCGCAACCTGGCGAAGGTGCTGCGGCGGCCGGACCCCGGTCCGTTCGACGTGGCGAAGCTCATGCCCGTCGCGTACGTGGTGGCCGGGATCTTCATCTGCTTCACGATCCTGGTACTGATCGCGGACGTGGTTAACCCGGTGAGAATCTCCTAG
- the dxr gene encoding 1-deoxy-D-xylulose-5-phosphate reductoisomerase encodes MSDSPAPLADPHLVFDPVDGVRDVVILGSTGSIGTQAIDLVLRNPDRFRVAGLSAAGGRVGLLAEQAHRLRVRTVAVAREDVVPALREALSAQYGAGETLPEILVGADAATHLAASECHTVLNGITGSIGLAPTLAALEAGRTLALANKESLIVGGPLVKALAKPGQIIPVDSEHAALFQALASGTRADVRKLVVTASGGPFRGRTKAELADVTPEDALAHPTWAMGPVITINSATLVNKGLEVIEAHLLYDIPFERIEVVVHPQSYVHSMVEFTDGSTMAQATPPDMRGPIAIGLGWPERVPDAAPAFDWSKASSWEFFPLDTDAFPSVGLARHVGQLAGTAPAVFNAANEECVDAFLKGSLPFNGIMETVTKVVAEHGTPRTGTSLTVPDVLDAETWARARARELTAQTTATATATTAAEARA; translated from the coding sequence ATGAGCGACAGTCCAGCCCCCCTCGCCGATCCGCATCTTGTCTTCGATCCTGTGGACGGAGTCCGGGATGTGGTGATCCTCGGATCCACCGGGTCGATCGGGACCCAGGCAATCGATCTTGTGCTGCGCAACCCCGACAGGTTCCGGGTCGCCGGCCTCTCCGCCGCGGGCGGGAGGGTCGGACTGCTCGCCGAGCAGGCGCACCGGCTCCGCGTACGGACGGTCGCCGTCGCGCGCGAGGACGTCGTACCGGCGCTGCGCGAGGCCCTGTCCGCGCAGTACGGAGCGGGGGAGACCCTCCCCGAGATCCTCGTGGGAGCGGACGCCGCCACCCACCTCGCCGCCTCCGAGTGCCACACCGTCCTGAACGGCATCACCGGCTCGATCGGCCTCGCCCCCACCCTCGCCGCCCTGGAGGCGGGCCGCACCCTCGCGCTCGCCAACAAGGAGTCGCTCATCGTCGGCGGCCCGCTGGTGAAGGCGCTGGCCAAGCCGGGCCAGATCATCCCGGTCGACTCCGAGCACGCCGCCCTCTTCCAGGCACTCGCCTCCGGCACCAGGGCCGACGTACGCAAGCTCGTCGTCACCGCGTCCGGCGGCCCCTTCAGAGGACGTACGAAGGCCGAGCTGGCCGACGTCACCCCCGAGGACGCGCTCGCGCACCCCACCTGGGCCATGGGCCCCGTCATCACGATCAACTCCGCGACCCTGGTCAACAAGGGGCTGGAAGTCATCGAGGCGCACCTCCTCTACGACATTCCCTTCGAACGGATTGAGGTGGTCGTGCATCCGCAGTCGTATGTCCACTCGATGGTGGAGTTCACGGACGGATCGACAATGGCCCAGGCGACGCCCCCCGACATGCGCGGGCCGATCGCCATCGGCCTCGGCTGGCCCGAGCGGGTCCCCGACGCCGCGCCCGCCTTCGACTGGTCGAAGGCGTCGAGCTGGGAGTTCTTCCCCCTCGACACCGACGCGTTTCCGTCGGTCGGGCTCGCCCGGCACGTCGGGCAGCTCGCGGGCACGGCCCCGGCAGTGTTCAATGCGGCCAACGAGGAGTGCGTGGACGCGTTCCTGAAGGGCTCCCTGCCGTTCAACGGAATCATGGAGACCGTCACGAAGGTCGTCGCCGAGCACGGCACACCCCGTACGGGAACCTCGCTCACCGTCCCGGACGTCCTCGATGCGGAGACCTGGGCGCGCGCCCGGGCCCGTGAACTGACAGCCCAGACCACAGCTACAGCGACAGCCACGACAGCGGCGGAGGCTCGTGCATGA